A single window of Drosophila suzukii chromosome 3, CBGP_Dsuzu_IsoJpt1.0, whole genome shotgun sequence DNA harbors:
- the Prosbeta6 gene encoding proteasome subunit beta type-1 — protein MSRLGFEQFPDYQVPGMKHADFSPYESNGGSIVAIAGEDFAVIAADTRLSSGYNIHSRTQSKLFKLSPQTVLGSTGCWADTLSLTGSMKVRMQSYEHTHLRTMTTEAVAQMLSIAMYNRRFFPYYVSNILAGIDNDGHGVVYSYDPIGHCEKATYRAGGTAGTLLQPVLDNQIGHKNMNLAAGEVPKLDKERAVSVASDTFISAAERDIYTGDSVLINIITKDGIEVRQLTLRQD, from the exons ATGAGCAGACTAGGCTTTGAGCAGTTCCCGGACTACCAGGTGCCCGGCATGAAGCACGCGGACTTCTCGCCCTACGAGTCCAACGGCGG CTCGATTGTGGCCATCGCCGGAGAGGACTTTGCAGTGATTGCGGCGGACACCCGTTTGAGCAGCGGCTACAACATCCACTCCCGCACTCAGAGCAAGCTCTTCAAGCTGTCGCCGCAGACGGTGCTGGGCTCCACGGGCTGCTGGGCGGACACACTGTCGCTAACCGGATCGATGAAGGTTCGCATGCAGAGCTACGAGCACACCCATCTGCGTACCATGACCACCGAGGCAGTGGCCCAAATGCTCTCCATCGCCATGTACAATCGCCGCTTCTTCCCGTACTACGTGTCCAACATTCTGGCCGGGATCGACAACGACGGGCACGGCGTCGTCTACTCGTACGATCCCATCGGCCACTGTGAGAAGGCCACATACCGCGCCGGCGGTACTGCCGGAACCCTGCTGCAGCCGGTGCTGGACAATCAGATCGGCCACAAGAACATGAACTTGGCCGCCGGCGAGGTGCCCAAGTTGGACAAGGAGCGGGCCGTGAGCGTCGCCTCCGACACCTTCATTTCGGCCGCAGAGCGCGACATATACACCGGTGACTCTGTGCTGATCAACATCATCACCAAGGACGGCATCGAAGTTAGACAGCTGACACTGCGCCAGGACTAG
- the LOC108005619 gene encoding importin-4 isoform X1 gives MEAAMLELINGLLATDTERIRQSTDQLMKAYENPDTLLCLTQIVTSNHETQVRQFAAVLLRKRLNKLRHWQMVPAEHQAAIKSTMLQVLITEKERSVKNAVAQLIGALVRHEAEKGDSWMTELLKFVYERCSSSDPKESELGATIFSTLTDSAPDQFALHMEAIFQLFAGVLVAAEASGDLATPTVYEMLVGTCYLLPFISGHSAAEQTVVKAMPLILKALHAFAQKGDEQKFTGAFDIVDSMAEYVPHLLNTNVKPLLEFSLVIAGDKQLEDSIRCQVIAFIGVLGRIKKKPILKQKLLEPILSVLFEVMCQHDCEDGDDDYFTEESEGKPASAAAETLDLMALNMSPERFIPPMLQLLEPALQNPNPAYRRSSFMCMGVIAEGCSEAIVNKYLEVMLNIIKAGIADSVLLVRASAFFALGQFAEHLQPEISKFAPQILPVLFAYLSQLILDLQVGEPDRKHLDRMFYALTTFCENLEDELVPHLPTLMDRLFKILEPQHPIRVREKAVEAIGSVSDAAKAHMMPYFPTIMNILQPFLVKDCPEEVQGLRIEAIETLAALSRDVGKEYFMPLADDTMNFCLLMLADGPDDPDVRRAIYRLIGSLSTVVNESMATVFPKIMDRVMESVISSEDMMPYVSDKAEMDPVLDTANVEIDLENTDDEDDSEDILAYQTENDYVAEKEEAIYALKEFAENTGSAFVPYLQPAFENVYKVIDHPQDEIRKASITAICGFMLALDKMGDADGLARASGIVIPKLALLLRSDDEVSVAIHLLEQLSDLMRKAKVPVITNQEHVDLICGAIKDAFANKLACQFNEQSGGGDEEDAEDSESDEMLIETAFNLVPTLKNSVQPEAFSMFFGRIYQFFVQKLAKAKKEDMAEHRAFIYGALADCFSALGGCTAMYFDALYPLFVAGTKDSDAKTRQNCYFGLGEMVFHAEQKSFESYPAILQALSEAISRESDPPALDNICGAVARLICTNHEAVPLGQVLPVFLNHLPLKEDFEENDMVQKAFRVLYMNDLPSIEPHLEQMLIITIDSVYNKQVASEEASESAVNFMKEIRTHYPDTFNKVANTNPEVFNYVQALQIYWN, from the exons ATGGAGGCAGCTATGCTGGAACTAATCAATGGACTCCTGGCCACGGACACGGAGCGGATTCGCCAG TCGACCGACCAGTTGATGAAGGCCTACGAGAATCCCGATACTTTGTTGTGCCTCACCCAGATCGTAACGTCGAACCATGAGACCCAGGTGCGCCAGTTCGCCGCCGTGCTCCTCCGGAAGCGACTGAACAAGCTGCGCCACTGGCAGATGGTTCCCGCCGAGCATCAGGCAGC CATTAAATCGACCATGTTGCAAGTCCTAATCACGGAGAAGGAGAGGAGCGTGAAGAACGCTGTGGCCCAGCTGATTGGCGCCCTGGTACGCCACGAGGCGGAAAAGGGAGACTCCTGGATGACGGAGCTGCTTAAGTTCGTCTACGAACGCTGCAGCAGTTCCGATCCCAAGGAGAGCGAGCTGGGCGCCACAATCTTCTCCACACTCACGGACTCGGCCCCCGATCAGTTTGCGCTCCACATGGAGGCCATCTTCCAGCTGTTCGCCGGTGTTCTAGTAGCCGCCGAGGCATCCGGCGACCTGGCCACACCAACCGTGTACGAGATGCTGGTCGGCACATGCTACCTGCTGCCGTTCATCAGTGGTCACAGTGCTGCCGAGCAGACGGTCGTCAAGGCGATGCCGCTGATTCTCAAGGCCCTGCACGCCTTCGCCCAGAAGGGGGATGAACAAAAGTTCACGGGTGCCTTTGATATTGTGGACAGTATGGCCGAGTATGTGCCCCATTTGCTAAACACTAATGTCAAGCCGCTACTGGAGTTCAGTCTGGTAATAGCGGGCGACAAGCAGCTCGAGGATTCAATTCGCTGCCAGGTGATAGCCTTCATTGGCGTCCTTGGCCGCATTAAGAAGAAGCCGATATTGAAGCAGAAACTGCTCGAGCCCATTCTATCCGTTTTGTTCGAAGTGATGTGCCAGCACGACTGCGAAGATGGAG ACGATGATTACTTTACCGAGGAGAGCGAGGGTAAACCAGCGTCTGCGGCTGCGGAGACCCTAGACTTGATGGCTCTTAACATGTCGCCGGAAAGGTTCATTCCGCCGATGCTGCAGCTGTTGGAGCCGGCGTTGCAGAACCCGAATCCTGCGTATCGTCGCTCCTCCTTTATGTGCATGGGCGTCATCGCCGAGGGTTGCTCCGAGGCCATTGTCAATAAGTATCTGGAGGTCATGCTGAATATTATCAAAGCCGGAATTGCCGACTCTGTGTTGTTGGTGCGCGCCTCCGCTTTCTTCGCACTTGGTCAGTTTGCCGAGCATTTGCAGCCAGAAATCTCGAAGTTCGCTCCACAGATTCTGCCCGTCCTCTTCGCCTATTTGAGCCAGCTAATATTAGATCTCCAG GTGGGTGAGCCGGATCGTAAGCACTTGGATCGCATGTTCTATGCATTGACAACCTTCTGTGAGAATCTGGAAGATGAGCTTGTTCCCCATTTGCCCACACTGATGGACCG TCTGTTTAAGATTCTGGAACCCCAGCATCCTATACGCGTACGTGAAAAGGCCGTGGAAGCTATCGGGTCGGTGTCCGACGCAGCTAAGGCGCACATGATGCCGTATTTCCCCACCATCATGAACATTCTGCAGCCCTTTCTAGTAAAGGATTGCCCCGAAGAAGTGCAAGGTCTGCGCATCGAAGCCATCGAAACACTTGCCGCGCTCAGTCGCGACGTGGGCAAGGAATACTTTATGCCGCTGGCCGACGACACAATGAACTTCTGCCTGTTGATGCTGGCCGATGGTCCCGACGATCCAGACGTCCGAAGGGCCATTTACCGATTGATCGGTTCCCTGTCAACGGTGGTCAACGAGAGCATGGCCACCGTGTTCCCCAAGATCATGGATCGTGTAATGGAGTCGGTGATCTCCTCGGAGGATATGATGCCTTATGTGTCGGACAAGGCTGAAATGGATCCTGTCCTGGATACTGCCAATGTGGAGATCGATCTGGAGAACACAGACGACGAGGATGACTCTGAAGACATATTGGCCTACCAGACGGAGAATGACTATGTCGCCGAAAAGGAGGAGGCTATTTATGCACTCAAGGAATTTGCTGAAAACACGGGTTCCGCCTTCGTGCCCTATTTGCAGCCTGCATTCGAGAACGTCTACAAGGTGATTGATCATCCGCAGGATGAAATCCGAAAGGCGTCCATCACTGCCATCTGCGGGTTCATGTTGGCTCTCGATAAGATGGGGGACGCTGACGGTTTAGCGCGCGCCAGCGGAATTGTCATTCCAAAACTTGCACTTTTGTTGCGATCTGACGACGAAGTGTCGGTCGCAATTCATCTGCTGGAGCAGCTCTCCGATCTCATGAGGAAAGCCAAGGTGCCGGTTATAACCAACCAGGAACACGTCGATCTGATCTGCGGCGCCATCAAGGACGCTTTTGCCAACAAACTGGCCTGCCAGTTTAACGAGCAGAGCGGCGGTGGTGATGAGGAGGATGCGGAGGACAGCGAGTCCGATGAGATGCTGATCGAGACTGCTTTCAATCTGGTTCCCACGCTTAAAAATAGCGTTCAGCCGGAGGCGTTCTCGATGTTCTTCGGACGCATCTACCAATTCTTCGTTCAAAAGCTG GCCAAGGCCAAGAAGGAAGATATGGCCGAGCACCGGGCTTTCATCTATGGTGCTCTGGCCGACTGCTTCAGCGCTCTGGGGGGATGCACGGCTATGTATTTCGACGCCCTGTATCCGCTTTTTGTAGCAGGGACCAAGGACTCGGACGCCAAAACGCGTCAGAACTGCTATTTTGGGCTGGGTGAAATGGTCTTCCATGCCGAGCAAAAATCATTCGA ATCATATCCGGCAATCTTGCAAGCCCTTTCAGAAGCAATCAGCAGGGAGTCGGATCCCCCTGCCTTGGACAATATCTGCGGAGCAGTGGCGCGCCTGATCTGCACCAACCATGAGGCGGTCCCGCTTGGCCAGGTGCTGCCCGTTTTCCTCAACCACTTGCCTCTGAAGGAGGACTTCGAGGAGAACGATATGGTTCAGAAAGCGTTCCGCGTGCTCTACATGAATGATTTACCCAGCATTGAGCCCCATCTCGAGCAAATGCTGATTATCACCATCGACTCGGTTTACAATAAACAGGTGGCCAGCGAGGAGGCCAGCGAGAGCGCGGTGAACTTCATGAAGGAGATTCGCACCCACTATCCGGACACTTTCAACAAAGTGGCCAACACGAATCCGGAGGTGTTCAACTATGTGCAAGCCCT ACAAATCTATTGGAATTGA
- the LOC108005632 gene encoding protein anon-73B1 has protein sequence MSASAESLAAAASLDKYGDEDLFSLLIRYGLYVGALFQFLCISAAVLMENNPDSSSNPESGEVTEREGEPVRARLHKIRKLEKKKRR, from the coding sequence ATGTCAGCTTCCGCTGAGAGCCTGGCCGCCGCCGCATCGCTGGACAAATACGGCGACGAGGACCTCTTCAGTCTGCTAATCCGTTACGGACTCTATGTGGGAGCACTCTTCCAGTTCCTTTGCATCTCCGCCGCAGTGCTGATGGAGAATAACCCAGATAGTAGCAGTAATCCGGAGTCCGGAGAAGTGACGGAGCGGGAGGGCGAACCGGTTAGGGCACGGCTGCACAAGATCCGGAAGCTGGAGAAGAAGAAACGTCGATAG
- the LOC108005639 gene encoding ADP-ribose pyrophosphatase, mitochondrial, which produces MKSSELSLLPLLCLLLTLEKTLISGQMMSSLVKPGIFRHLMCRNNMYPRSSVLRYPVSDDQVFWSEPYSDYCPPVYTSPHIGGQVWADPPLPSDTFRPQWNQLDGQVNRKSFHGAYKLKDGLPLNPIGRTGLSGRGSLGRWGPNHAADPIVTRWKRNDQGAIVTNPTTGKNILQMVAIQRSDNKLWAIPGGMVDPGENVSVTLKREFTEEALNFTDKANMVEQFFKEGGVQVYQGYVDDFRNTDNAWMETTALNFHDEDGSKVGQLELMAGDDATSVRWTDVDSDLKLHANHADIVREVVIRRNAHW; this is translated from the exons ATGAAGAGTTCCGAATTATCGCTGCTGCCGCTACTTTGTTTGCTACTGACTTTGGAAAAAACCCTGATCTCCGGTCAGATGATGTCCTCGCTGGTGAAGCCGGGCATCTTCAGGCACCTGATGTGCCGCAACAACATGTACCCGCGCAGCTCCGTCCTCAGGTACCCGGTGTCCGATGATCAGGTCTTCTGGTCAGAGCCTTATTCGGATTACTGCCCGCCAGTGTACACCTCGCCACACATTGGCGGCCAGGTGTGGGCCGATCCTCCACTGCCCAGCGACACGTTCCGGCCGCAGTGGAACCAGCTGGATGGCCAGGTCAACCGCAAGTCATTCCATGGCGCGTACAAGCTGAAGGACGGACTGCCGCTCAATCCGATCGGACGCACTGGACTGAGTGGACGTGGTTCTCTGGGCAGATGGGGTCCCAATCATGCCGCTGATCCCATAGTCACACGCTGGAAGCGAAACGACCAGGGAGCCATTGTGACCAACCCAACAACCGGCAA GAATATCCTACAGATGGTGGCCATCCAGCGGTCTGACAACAAGCTATGGGCTATTCCTGGCGGCATGGTCGATCCCGGTGAGAATGTCAGCGTCACCCTGAAGCGGGAATTCACCGAGGAGGCGCTGAACTTCACGGACAAGGCCAACATGGTCGAGCAGTTCTTCAAAGAAGGTGGCGTCCAAGTGTACCAAGGATATGTGGACGATTTCCGCAACACGGACAACGCTTGGATGGAGACCACGGCGCTCAACTTCCACGATGAGGACGGGAGCAAAGTGGGTCAACTGGAGCTAATGGCAGGCGACGATGCCACCAGTGTGCGCTGGACGGACGTCGACTCCGATCTCAAGCTGCACGCCAATCATGCAGACATCGTCCGGGAGGTGGTCATCCGGCGGAATGCGCACTGGTAG
- the Su(P) gene encoding prostaglandin E synthase 2, with amino-acid sequence MSCFRLATASVLAGVRPPPAGSGSGALRRLTRNPDFAFARRQFAVAVENGGAKKKPNGTFKLAILGATVGAATGSVYTMYQRWTDGSSHKEHEETKPHRLDGFPAGVRITKRYVNPKDTSGLDIVLFQFQTCPFCCKVRAFLDYMGISYSVVEVDAVLRQDIRWSSVKKVPMVLIRQQDGKYVQMVDSSAIVSLIATYLQDKRTDIGELAQFYPHTSFFDDDGKKKNDILNKYFLMYREHTPKGLSKETEETDRKWRTWADSHLVHLISPNCYQTMGESLETFEWFSQAGEWDVHFPKWERDLMVYCGATAMWAIAKMLKRRHALTDDVRSHMYDALDQWTGELKKRNTKFMGGKQPSLADLSVFGVLSSMEGCQTFKDCLQNTSIGKWFYDVKALVEKNRGQLHRERVEGLAAIA; translated from the exons ATGTCATGTTTCCGGCTGGCAACTGCCAGCGTGCTGGCAGGCGTCCGTCCTCCGCCGGCGGGAAGCGGGAGCGGAGCTCTACGCCGGCTGACCCGTAATCCGGATTTTGCATTTGCTCGCCGCCAGTTCGCAGTGGCGGTGGAAAACGGCGGAGCCAAGAAGAAGCCGAATGGAACCTTTAAGCTGGCCATTTTGGGGGCGACAGTGGGCGCGGCCACCGGATCGGTGTACACGATGTACCAACGCTGGACGGACGGCAGCTCGCACAAGGAGCACGAGGAGACAAAGCCGCATCGCCTGGATGGATTCCCGGCGGGAGTACGGATAACCAAGCGCTATGTCAACCCCAAGGACACCTCCGGCCTGGACATTGTGCTGTTCCAGTTCCAGACATGTCCCTTCTGCTGCAAGGTGCGCGCCTTCCTCGACTACATGGGCATCTCCTACTCGGTGGTCGAGGTGGATGCCGTTTTGCGGCAGGACATCCGCTGGTCGTCGGTGAAGAAGGTGCCAATGGTGCTTATCCGGCAACAGGATGGAAAATACGTCCAGATGGTGGACTCCAGTGCCATTGTGTCCCTAATCGCCACCTATCTGCAGGACAAGCGTACGGACATTGGCGAACTGGCGCAGTTCTATCCGCACACCTCCTTTTTTGACGACGATGGCAAAAAGAAGAACGacatattaaataaatacttccTTATGTACCGCGAACACACGCCCAAGGGACTGTCCAAGGAAACGGAAGA GACCGATCGCAAGTGGAGAACCTGGGCCGACAGTCACCTGGTACACCTGATATCGCCGAACTGCTACCAGACCATGGGCGAGTCCCTGGAGACTTTCGAGTGGTTCTCGCAGGCCGGGGAGTGGGACGTTCACTTCCCCAAGTGGGAGCGCGACCTGATGGTCTACTGCGGCGCCACGGCCATGTGGGCTATTGCCAAGATGCTGAAACGCCGCCATGCCCTTACCGATGACGTCCGGTCGCATATGTACGACGCTCTTGACCAGTGGACCGGCGAGCTGAAAAAGCGGAATACGAAATTCATGGGGGGCAAACAGCCCAGTCTGGCGGATCTCTCTGTTTTTGGTGTGCTCTCAAGCATGGAGGGCTGTCAGACGTTCAAGGATTGCCTGCAAAACACCAGCATTG GAAAATGGTTTTACGATGTCAAGGCTTTGGTCGAGAAGAACCGGGGGCAATTACATAGAGAACGCGTCGAGGGCCTGGCGGCTATAGCTTAG
- the LOC108005619 gene encoding importin-4 isoform X2 gives MEAAMLELINGLLATDTERIRQSTDQLMKAYENPDTLLCLTQIVTSNHETQVRQFAAVLLRKRLNKLRHWQMVPAEHQAAIKSTMLQVLITEKERSVKNAVAQLIGALVRHEAEKGDSWMTELLKFVYERCSSSDPKESELGATIFSTLTDSAPDQFALHMEAIFQLFAGVLVAAEASGDLATPTVYEMLVGTCYLLPFISGHSAAEQTVVKAMPLILKALHAFAQKGDEQKFTGAFDIVDSMAEYVPHLLNTNVKPLLEFSLVIAGDKQLEDSIRCQVIAFIGVLGRIKKKPILKQKLLEPILSVLFEVMCQHDCEDGDDDYFTEESEGKPASAAAETLDLMALNMSPERFIPPMLQLLEPALQNPNPAYRRSSFMCMGVIAEGCSEAIVNKYLEVMLNIIKAGIADSVLLVRASAFFALGQFAEHLQPEISKFAPQILPVLFAYLSQLILDLQVGEPDRKHLDRMFYALTTFCENLEDELVPHLPTLMDRLFKILEPQHPIRVREKAVEAIGSVSDAAKAHMMPYFPTIMNILQPFLVKDCPEEVQGLRIEAIETLAALSRDVGKEYFMPLADDTMNFCLLMLADGPDDPDVRRAIYRLIGSLSTVVNESMATVFPKIMDRVMESVISSEDMMPYVSDKAEMDPVLDTANVEIDLENTDDEDDSEDILAYQTENDYVAEKEEAIYALKEFAENTGSAFVPYLQPAFENVYKVIDHPQDEIRKASITAICGFMLALDKMGDADGLARASGIVIPKLALLLRSDDEVSVAIHLLEQLSDLMRKAKVPVITNQEHVDLICGAIKDAFANKLACQFNEQSGGGDEEDAEDSESDEMLIETAFNLVPTLKNSVQPEAFSMFFGRIYQFFVQKLAKAKKEDMAEHRAFIYGALADCFSALGGCTAMYFDALYPLFVAGTKDSDAKTRQNCYFGLGEMVFHAEQKSFESYPAILQALSEAISRESDPPALDNICGAVARLICTNHEAVPLGQVLPVFLNHLPLKEDFEENDMVQKAFRVLYMNDLPSIEPHLEQMLIITIDSVYNKQVASEEASESAVNFMKEIRTHYPDTFNKVANTNPEVFNYVQAL, from the exons ATGGAGGCAGCTATGCTGGAACTAATCAATGGACTCCTGGCCACGGACACGGAGCGGATTCGCCAG TCGACCGACCAGTTGATGAAGGCCTACGAGAATCCCGATACTTTGTTGTGCCTCACCCAGATCGTAACGTCGAACCATGAGACCCAGGTGCGCCAGTTCGCCGCCGTGCTCCTCCGGAAGCGACTGAACAAGCTGCGCCACTGGCAGATGGTTCCCGCCGAGCATCAGGCAGC CATTAAATCGACCATGTTGCAAGTCCTAATCACGGAGAAGGAGAGGAGCGTGAAGAACGCTGTGGCCCAGCTGATTGGCGCCCTGGTACGCCACGAGGCGGAAAAGGGAGACTCCTGGATGACGGAGCTGCTTAAGTTCGTCTACGAACGCTGCAGCAGTTCCGATCCCAAGGAGAGCGAGCTGGGCGCCACAATCTTCTCCACACTCACGGACTCGGCCCCCGATCAGTTTGCGCTCCACATGGAGGCCATCTTCCAGCTGTTCGCCGGTGTTCTAGTAGCCGCCGAGGCATCCGGCGACCTGGCCACACCAACCGTGTACGAGATGCTGGTCGGCACATGCTACCTGCTGCCGTTCATCAGTGGTCACAGTGCTGCCGAGCAGACGGTCGTCAAGGCGATGCCGCTGATTCTCAAGGCCCTGCACGCCTTCGCCCAGAAGGGGGATGAACAAAAGTTCACGGGTGCCTTTGATATTGTGGACAGTATGGCCGAGTATGTGCCCCATTTGCTAAACACTAATGTCAAGCCGCTACTGGAGTTCAGTCTGGTAATAGCGGGCGACAAGCAGCTCGAGGATTCAATTCGCTGCCAGGTGATAGCCTTCATTGGCGTCCTTGGCCGCATTAAGAAGAAGCCGATATTGAAGCAGAAACTGCTCGAGCCCATTCTATCCGTTTTGTTCGAAGTGATGTGCCAGCACGACTGCGAAGATGGAG ACGATGATTACTTTACCGAGGAGAGCGAGGGTAAACCAGCGTCTGCGGCTGCGGAGACCCTAGACTTGATGGCTCTTAACATGTCGCCGGAAAGGTTCATTCCGCCGATGCTGCAGCTGTTGGAGCCGGCGTTGCAGAACCCGAATCCTGCGTATCGTCGCTCCTCCTTTATGTGCATGGGCGTCATCGCCGAGGGTTGCTCCGAGGCCATTGTCAATAAGTATCTGGAGGTCATGCTGAATATTATCAAAGCCGGAATTGCCGACTCTGTGTTGTTGGTGCGCGCCTCCGCTTTCTTCGCACTTGGTCAGTTTGCCGAGCATTTGCAGCCAGAAATCTCGAAGTTCGCTCCACAGATTCTGCCCGTCCTCTTCGCCTATTTGAGCCAGCTAATATTAGATCTCCAG GTGGGTGAGCCGGATCGTAAGCACTTGGATCGCATGTTCTATGCATTGACAACCTTCTGTGAGAATCTGGAAGATGAGCTTGTTCCCCATTTGCCCACACTGATGGACCG TCTGTTTAAGATTCTGGAACCCCAGCATCCTATACGCGTACGTGAAAAGGCCGTGGAAGCTATCGGGTCGGTGTCCGACGCAGCTAAGGCGCACATGATGCCGTATTTCCCCACCATCATGAACATTCTGCAGCCCTTTCTAGTAAAGGATTGCCCCGAAGAAGTGCAAGGTCTGCGCATCGAAGCCATCGAAACACTTGCCGCGCTCAGTCGCGACGTGGGCAAGGAATACTTTATGCCGCTGGCCGACGACACAATGAACTTCTGCCTGTTGATGCTGGCCGATGGTCCCGACGATCCAGACGTCCGAAGGGCCATTTACCGATTGATCGGTTCCCTGTCAACGGTGGTCAACGAGAGCATGGCCACCGTGTTCCCCAAGATCATGGATCGTGTAATGGAGTCGGTGATCTCCTCGGAGGATATGATGCCTTATGTGTCGGACAAGGCTGAAATGGATCCTGTCCTGGATACTGCCAATGTGGAGATCGATCTGGAGAACACAGACGACGAGGATGACTCTGAAGACATATTGGCCTACCAGACGGAGAATGACTATGTCGCCGAAAAGGAGGAGGCTATTTATGCACTCAAGGAATTTGCTGAAAACACGGGTTCCGCCTTCGTGCCCTATTTGCAGCCTGCATTCGAGAACGTCTACAAGGTGATTGATCATCCGCAGGATGAAATCCGAAAGGCGTCCATCACTGCCATCTGCGGGTTCATGTTGGCTCTCGATAAGATGGGGGACGCTGACGGTTTAGCGCGCGCCAGCGGAATTGTCATTCCAAAACTTGCACTTTTGTTGCGATCTGACGACGAAGTGTCGGTCGCAATTCATCTGCTGGAGCAGCTCTCCGATCTCATGAGGAAAGCCAAGGTGCCGGTTATAACCAACCAGGAACACGTCGATCTGATCTGCGGCGCCATCAAGGACGCTTTTGCCAACAAACTGGCCTGCCAGTTTAACGAGCAGAGCGGCGGTGGTGATGAGGAGGATGCGGAGGACAGCGAGTCCGATGAGATGCTGATCGAGACTGCTTTCAATCTGGTTCCCACGCTTAAAAATAGCGTTCAGCCGGAGGCGTTCTCGATGTTCTTCGGACGCATCTACCAATTCTTCGTTCAAAAGCTG GCCAAGGCCAAGAAGGAAGATATGGCCGAGCACCGGGCTTTCATCTATGGTGCTCTGGCCGACTGCTTCAGCGCTCTGGGGGGATGCACGGCTATGTATTTCGACGCCCTGTATCCGCTTTTTGTAGCAGGGACCAAGGACTCGGACGCCAAAACGCGTCAGAACTGCTATTTTGGGCTGGGTGAAATGGTCTTCCATGCCGAGCAAAAATCATTCGA ATCATATCCGGCAATCTTGCAAGCCCTTTCAGAAGCAATCAGCAGGGAGTCGGATCCCCCTGCCTTGGACAATATCTGCGGAGCAGTGGCGCGCCTGATCTGCACCAACCATGAGGCGGTCCCGCTTGGCCAGGTGCTGCCCGTTTTCCTCAACCACTTGCCTCTGAAGGAGGACTTCGAGGAGAACGATATGGTTCAGAAAGCGTTCCGCGTGCTCTACATGAATGATTTACCCAGCATTGAGCCCCATCTCGAGCAAATGCTGATTATCACCATCGACTCGGTTTACAATAAACAGGTGGCCAGCGAGGAGGCCAGCGAGAGCGCGGTGAACTTCATGAAGGAGATTCGCACCCACTATCCGGACACTTTCAACAAAGTGGCCAACACGAATCCGGAGGTGTTCAACTATGTGCAAGCCCTGTAA
- the Mo25 gene encoding protein Mo25, translating to MPLFGKSQKSPVELVKSLKEAINALEAGDRKVEKAQEDVSKNLVSIKNMLYGSSDAEPPADYVVAQLSQELYNSNLLLLLIQNLHRIDFEGKKHVALIFNNVLRRQIGTRSPTVEYICTKPEILFTLMAGYEDAHPEIALNSGTMLRECARYEALAKIMLHSDEFFKFFRYVEVSTFDIASDAFSTFKELLTRHKLLCAEFLDANYDKFFSQHYQRLLNSENYVTRRQSLKLLGELLLDRHNFTVMTRYISEPENLKLMMNMLKEKSRNIQFEAFHVFKVFVANPNKPKPILDILLRNQTKLVDFLTNFHTDRSEDEQFNDEKAYLIKQIKELKPLPEA from the coding sequence ATGCCACTGTTTGGGAAGTCGCAGAAGTCGCCAGTGGAGCTGGTCAAGTCGCTGAAGGAGGCGATCAACGCCCTGGAGGCGGGCGACCGCAAGGTGGAGAAGGCGCAGGAGGACGTCAGCAAGAACCTGGTCTCGATCAAGAACATGCTCTACGGGAGCAGTGACGCCGAGCCGCCGGCGGACTATGTGGTGGCCCAGCTGTCGCAGGAGCTGTACAACAGCaacctgctgctgctgctcatCCAGAACCTGCACCGCATCGACTTCGAGGGCAAGAAGCATGTGGCGCTCATATTTAACAATGTGCTGCGCCGCCAAATTGGCACCCGTTCGCCCACCGTCGAGTATATCTGCACGAAGCCGGAGATCCTGTTCACCCTGATGGCCGGCTACGAGGATGCGCATCCGGAGATCGCCCTGAACTCTGGCACAATGCTGAGGGAGTGCGCCCGATACGAGGCGCTGGCCAAGATAATGCTGCACTCCGATGAGTTCTTCAAGTTTTTCCGCTACGTGGAGGTGTCCACCTTCGACATTGCCAGCGATGCCTTCTCAACGTTCAAGGAGCTGCTCACGCGCCACAAGCTGCTGTGCGCCGAGTTCCTGGACGCCAACTACGACAAGTTCTTCTCGCAGCACTACCAGCGGCTGCTTAACTCGGAAAACTATGTGACGCGGCGCCAGAGCTTGAAGCTGCTGGGAGAACTGCTGCTGGACCGGCACAACTTCACCGTGATGACGCGCTATATCTCCGAGCCGGAGAACCTCAAGCTGATGATGAACATGCTCAAGGAGAAGTCGCGCAACATACAGTTCGAGGCGTTTCACGTCTTCAAAGTGTTTGTGGCGAATCCCAACAAGCCGAAGCCCATCCTGGACATCCTGCTGCGCAACCAGACGAAGCTGGTCGACTTTCTGACCAACTTCCACACGGATCGCTCTGAGGACGAACAGTTCAACGACGAGAAGGCCTATCTGATCAAGCAGATAAAGGAGCTGAAGCCGCTGCCCGAGGCTTAG